Proteins encoded by one window of Drosophila melanogaster chromosome X:
- the CG18823 gene encoding uncharacterized protein: MFRNDIPAPTSPRSRIWVRNLPPCTRQELVMLCLPFGKILGSLIVDNEGFIQFARESEATSAIDALDQIVFKSKVLQVSNATFPPIEGGQVLVWYDEDGVYFEDEF, encoded by the coding sequence atgtTTAGAAACGATATCCCGGCACCGACGAGTCCGAGGAGCAGGATCTGGGTGAGAAACCTACCGCCTTGCACCCGCCAGGAGCTGGTTATGCTCTGCTTGCCCTTTGGCAAAATCCTTGGCTCGCTGATCGTTGATAACGAAGGGTTCATCCAGTTTGCTAGGGAGAGCGAGGCCACGAGCGCCATAGACGCGCTCGACCAAATTGTCTTCAAATCGAAGGTTCTCCAGGTCTCGAACGCCACCTTTCCTCCAATCGAAGGCGGTCAGGTGTTAGTTTGGTATGATGAGGATGGAGTATACTTCGAGGATGAATTTTag